One stretch of Tribolium castaneum strain GA2 chromosome 5, icTriCast1.1, whole genome shotgun sequence DNA includes these proteins:
- the LOC662513 gene encoding endocuticle structural glycoprotein SgAbd-8 encodes MKFLILSAVLAGACLAQGPQRRQEQYDNDQQQYQEPQKPQYNQQYQEQRPRSHESTTFIPIIRFDKEQGNDGSYKAAWETGNNIIAQEEGYVKDLGPDPDVEGQHLNAQVQQGSYTYTSPEGQVITVNYIADEKGFHPSGDHLPTPPPVSPEVQKGLDLIFAGIKAQQEAEERETRQGPQGQRNNPPPQDYNGQYRQQ; translated from the exons atCCTTTCGGCGGTCCTGGCCGGAGCCTGCCTTGCTCAAGGTCCCCAAAGGCGCCAAGAGCAGTACGACAACGACCAGCAGCAATATCAAGAGCCACAAAAACCACAATACAATCAACAGTATCAAGAACAACGGCCCAGATCGCACGAATCCACAACCTTCATCCCCATTATCAGATTCGATAAAGAACAGGGCAATGATGGAAGTTACAAAGCGGC TTGGGAAACTGGGAATAATATTATTGCCCAAGAAGAAGGCTACGTTAAGGACTTGGGACCCGATCCAGACGTCGAGGGCCAACACTTGAACGCTCAAGTGCAGCAAGGATCCTACACTTATACGTCTCCTGAAGGACAAGTAATAACTGTCAATTACATTGCTGACGAGAAAGGTTTCCATCCTTCAGGAGATCATTTGCCCACTCCGCCACCAGTGAGTCCCGAAGTGCAAAAGGGACTagatttgatttttgcaggaatAAAGGCACAacaa GAGGCTGAAGAAAGAGAGACGCGTCAAGGACCTCAAGGACAAAGGAACAATCCTCCACCACAAGATTACAACGGACAATACCGTCAGCAATAA